The genomic interval TACACATCCGTATACACATCGGCCCGGAATCCGCCGGCGAGCAGGAACACACCTGTGACGATCGTACCGCTGAGGATGCACAGCGGCAACCCCCACCCGGTGATCATCTGGATGAGCACGCCGATCATCAACACATACGGAGCCGGCGTCATGAGAAGGAAGGTCAGCCACGCCCCCAGGAACGCAGTCCGCCGGTCATACACCTGCTCGAGACGGTCGGGGATGGTGATCCCTCCGGCAGAGCGGATCCGTCCCGCAAGAAGGAATGCAAACAGAATGGCAAAGATGTAGTACGGCACGCCCTGCATCACCCAGGTGGCAATGCCGACAGAGTACGTGAACTCCCCCACACCGAGGATGCCTCCGTACCACGTGGACACAAGCGTCATCACGAAGACCGGGACGGTCAGGGAGCGCCCGGCGAGCAGGAATTCCGCCGCGCTACGTGCGCGCTGGCGCCGTACCGCATACCAACCGATCCCGAGCACGCCTGCCACGTACAACACGACCACCGCGATGTCCCACCCGGAGAAATGGATCATCGTCCCCGTCCGCACCTGGCCAGGACCATTCAGTGATCTCCGAAGCGCGCGAGCACAAGCACCATCAAACGGCCATGCTTGATGTTCACGGAGAACGAACGTCCGCGGACCACATTGCTCACCGCAACATCACCGGTGCGGAGCGTACCCTCCACCAGCGGGTACCGGAGCCCGCGCAGCGTGACGCCGGAACACGTGCCGAAGGGCACAAGACTGACGGTGGTGCCGGACGGCGCAGTGAACTTCCGCGTAGCGGTGATCGGCACAGCATACCAATCCTCACCGACGAAGCAGATATCCATATCCGGCAGATAGTGCCAGCACACGGACAGGTTCGCCAGGGTCATATCCAACCTGCGTCCCGTCGCCCCTGCGATGATCATCGCCGTGTCGCCCTCGGCAGCACAGTGGTCCAGTGCCTTCTCGAGGTCAGTGTTGTCCTGACTCGGGATGCGGATGGTCGGCACCTTCGCAAAAACACGGCGCGTGGCGGGCGTCACCGAGTCGAGGTCGCCGAGAATGAGGTCAGGCACGAGTCCGACCGCACGGACGGCATTGGCACCGCCGTCGGCGGCAACCATACGGTCGGCCCGCGTCAGCATCCGCCGCACGAGACCGCGGGACGGCGGTTCACCATTGCAAATGAGCAGCGTGGTCATGAGATGCTCCTCCTGTCAGAGCATGATCGCGATCTGGAAATATGCGTTGCGTTCCGCACCCACGAAGAACTGATCGCCTTCACCATACGCAGCGTACA from Ignavibacteriota bacterium carries:
- a CDS encoding thiamine diphosphokinase — translated: MTTLLICNGEPPSRGLVRRMLTRADRMVAADGGANAVRAVGLVPDLILGDLDSVTPATRRVFAKVPTIRIPSQDNTDLEKALDHCAAEGDTAMIIAGATGRRLDMTLANLSVCWHYLPDMDICFVGEDWYAVPITATRKFTAPSGTTVSLVPFGTCSGVTLRGLRYPLVEGTLRTGDVAVSNVVRGRSFSVNIKHGRLMVLVLARFGDH